The following coding sequences are from one Treponema bryantii window:
- a CDS encoding two-component system response regulator: MRDDNKLCEMQDFKRTVLIVDDEALNRELLGNIIETEYKVIFASDGKEALEKIHTYGDNLSLVLLDLLMPVLDGYEVLKTMKEEGSITDIPVIVLTSEKSSEIESLKLGAADFLTKPYDLPEVILARVRHSIQLFENSKIIHATEFDKLTLLYSPEFFFEYASQFDQRFPDTVMDAIVINFTRFHLLNQLKGRNFGDEVLNAMADGIRKVLLKTGGIAGRNEADYFYLYVPHQNDYGIFLDKINEALSSLLKPSETRLRLGVYTDEKHSFTMLQRFDHAVQACNSLRSKTSGNSDICIYDDKMSEKEVFDAHLLQDFEAAIEQKQFKVNYQPKFNIKGDKPVLCSAEALVRWVHPELGFVRPDLFIPLFEENGLVTKLDRYVWEEAARQIAAWKKELGVTIPVSVNVSRVDIAAPDMTDFITKIVKENGLSASEYMLEITESAYTADSKHIIEVVKNLRSLGHKVEMDDFGSGYSSLNMLTSMPIDVLKMDKAFIRNIQPGNKEMKLVELVLDIAKNLGVLVVAEGVETEDELNLLKEAGCDIIQGYYFSKPIPPEEMSRFV, translated from the coding sequence ATGAGAGATGATAACAAATTATGCGAAATGCAGGACTTTAAAAGAACCGTTCTTATCGTTGATGATGAAGCTCTGAATCGCGAACTTCTTGGCAATATAATCGAAACAGAGTATAAGGTGATTTTTGCTTCAGACGGTAAAGAAGCTCTAGAAAAGATTCATACCTATGGTGATAATCTTTCTTTAGTTCTGCTGGATCTTCTTATGCCTGTTCTTGATGGTTATGAAGTTTTGAAAACCATGAAGGAAGAAGGTTCAATCACAGATATTCCTGTTATTGTTCTAACCTCTGAAAAATCCAGTGAAATAGAAAGTCTTAAACTTGGTGCAGCAGATTTTCTTACAAAGCCTTATGATTTACCTGAGGTTATTCTCGCTCGAGTCCGCCATTCAATTCAGTTATTTGAAAATTCAAAAATAATTCACGCTACAGAATTTGATAAACTTACACTTCTCTACAGTCCTGAATTTTTTTTTGAATATGCTTCACAGTTTGATCAGCGTTTCCCTGATACTGTAATGGATGCAATTGTTATAAACTTTACACGCTTCCATCTCTTGAATCAGTTGAAAGGTCGCAATTTTGGTGATGAAGTTTTGAATGCAATGGCAGATGGTATACGTAAAGTTCTTCTGAAAACTGGTGGTATTGCCGGCCGCAATGAAGCAGATTATTTTTACCTTTATGTTCCTCATCAGAATGATTATGGTATTTTTCTTGATAAGATAAATGAAGCTCTATCATCTCTTCTAAAACCTTCTGAAACCCGTTTAAGACTTGGTGTTTATACTGATGAAAAACACAGCTTTACAATGCTTCAGCGTTTTGATCACGCGGTACAGGCCTGTAATTCCCTGCGCAGTAAAACTTCCGGCAACAGCGATATCTGTATTTATGATGATAAGATGTCCGAAAAAGAAGTTTTTGATGCTCACCTTTTGCAGGATTTTGAAGCTGCTATCGAGCAGAAACAGTTCAAGGTAAACTATCAGCCAAAGTTTAATATTAAAGGTGATAAGCCTGTTTTATGCAGCGCAGAAGCTCTTGTAAGATGGGTGCATCCTGAACTTGGTTTTGTTCGTCCTGACTTATTTATTCCTCTTTTTGAAGAGAACGGACTTGTTACAAAACTTGATCGTTATGTCTGGGAAGAAGCTGCCCGTCAGATAGCTGCATGGAAAAAAGAGCTTGGCGTTACAATTCCGGTTTCAGTAAATGTTTCTCGTGTAGATATTGCAGCACCTGACATGACAGATTTTATAACTAAAATTGTAAAAGAAAACGGACTGTCTGCTTCTGAATACATGTTAGAAATTACTGAGTCTGCTTATACCGCTGATTCAAAGCATATCATCGAAGTTGTAAAAAATCTTCGTTCACTTGGACATAAAGTTGAAATGGATGATTTTGGTTCAGGCTACTCTTCCCTGAATATGCTTACCTCTATGCCAATTGATGTTCTTAAAATGGATAAGGCATTTATCAGAAATATCCAGCCAGGCAATAAAGAGATGAAACTTGTTGAACTTGTTCTTGATATTGCAAAAAATCTCGGAGTACTTGTTGTCGCAGAAGGTGTTGAAACTGAAGATGAACTCAATCTTCTTAAAGAAGCTGGTTGTGATATTATCCAGGGATATTATTTTTCAAAGCCGATTCCACCTGAGGAAATGTCGAGGTTCGTATGA
- a CDS encoding ABC transporter substrate-binding protein, with amino-acid sequence MKNKLTKISLIFLLIFFVCSLSCCKKKLNDDAFIPYLDTLTKCKIQIAGRYQNFEALEAEFDRFNEFYPDVELSYTYLDNYKVTISTALAGADAPDIFMTFPWMLDKTNYNPLLDNAENLADVDKTGIELSAINQKLLFYMADGSLPMVPVLCAANGMLVNEDLFKKEGIEIPTNYRQLLDVCQKFMEAGYKSPILSDNSEGSIISSLIFPYFTKEVLNDAEAIAKLNKLEPEAGEYMRSTLEWVESFKENGFIDLEECSKIKDNYSAVIMRFFEGDVPMMLASADVVSGTKKRESLSKQFTASPFKYSFYSVPVMEKGGAVLEVPSVEFSVNKNSKNLEMTNEFMRFLLHTAELNNLAMIKRLITCSTVYSFDDVYAPLEKAEHLYQLEIGIMDNTYSQLRVAAYKVFTGKMSVDEAVKNYGKF; translated from the coding sequence ATGAAAAATAAACTAACGAAGATTAGTCTGATATTTTTACTGATTTTTTTTGTTTGCAGTTTATCCTGTTGTAAAAAGAAACTTAATGATGATGCCTTTATCCCTTATCTGGATACACTTACAAAATGCAAAATACAAATTGCAGGACGCTATCAGAACTTTGAAGCTCTTGAAGCGGAATTCGATCGCTTTAATGAGTTTTATCCTGATGTAGAGCTATCTTATACTTATCTTGATAATTATAAAGTAACAATTTCCACTGCCCTTGCTGGAGCCGATGCCCCCGATATTTTTATGACATTCCCATGGATGCTGGATAAAACAAATTATAATCCGCTTCTGGATAATGCAGAAAATCTTGCTGATGTGGACAAGACTGGAATTGAGCTTTCTGCAATAAATCAGAAACTTTTATTTTATATGGCTGACGGTTCGCTTCCAATGGTTCCGGTTTTATGTGCTGCAAATGGAATGCTTGTAAATGAAGATTTATTCAAGAAAGAAGGAATTGAGATTCCAACTAACTATCGTCAGTTACTTGATGTGTGTCAAAAGTTTATGGAGGCTGGTTATAAGAGCCCGATTCTTTCAGATAATTCTGAAGGTTCTATCATTTCTTCTTTGATTTTCCCATATTTCACAAAAGAAGTTTTGAATGATGCTGAAGCAATTGCAAAATTGAATAAGCTTGAACCAGAAGCTGGTGAATATATGAGATCAACTTTGGAATGGGTTGAAAGCTTTAAGGAAAATGGCTTTATAGATTTAGAAGAATGCAGCAAGATTAAAGATAATTATTCTGCTGTAATCATGCGTTTTTTTGAAGGTGATGTTCCAATGATGCTCGCTTCGGCTGATGTTGTTTCCGGAACAAAAAAACGTGAATCACTTTCAAAACAATTTACTGCCAGCCCTTTCAAATATAGTTTTTATTCAGTTCCTGTTATGGAAAAAGGTGGTGCTGTTCTAGAAGTTCCTTCTGTTGAATTCTCTGTGAACAAAAACAGTAAGAATCTTGAAATGACAAATGAGTTTATGCGTTTTCTATTACATACAGCAGAACTGAACAATCTTGCTATGATTAAGCGTTTAATCACCTGCTCTACCGTATATTCTTTTGATGATGTATATGCGCCGCTTGAAAAAGCAGAGCATTTATATCAGCTTGAAATTGGAATTATGGATAATACTTACAGTCAGTTACGAGTGGCTGCTTATAAGGTATTTACAGGTAAAATGTCAGTTGATGAGGCTGTTAAGAATTACGGAAAATTTTAA
- a CDS encoding helix-turn-helix domain-containing protein yields the protein MSEKNKIGAKVKLVRENRKLSIEDVSERTNLPAEQIKSIEDGSLVPNLTPLIKIARVLGVRLGTFMDDDENLGPVVTKAQDKKEVTRFSDRGNAVSSDLDFYTLAQNKAGRHMDPFIIDIFPSSEEEIKLSTHEGEEFIYVLEGEVEIIYGKDKYELKQGDSIYYESIVAHHVHSHGNEKAKILAVVYTPA from the coding sequence ATGAGTGAGAAAAATAAAATTGGTGCAAAGGTAAAACTTGTTCGCGAAAACCGCAAACTCTCAATCGAAGATGTTTCAGAGCGCACAAACCTGCCTGCTGAACAGATTAAGAGTATTGAAGATGGTTCTCTTGTTCCAAACCTTACACCGCTTATTAAGATTGCACGTGTACTTGGCGTACGTCTTGGTACTTTCATGGATGACGATGAAAACCTCGGACCTGTAGTTACTAAGGCTCAGGACAAGAAAGAAGTAACCCGCTTCTCTGACCGCGGAAACGCAGTTAGTTCTGACCTGGACTTCTATACTCTGGCTCAGAACAAGGCCGGCCGCCACATGGATCCGTTTATCATCGATATTTTCCCTTCATCAGAAGAAGAAATCAAACTTTCAACTCACGAAGGCGAAGAGTTCATCTACGTTCTCGAAGGCGAAGTAGAAATCATCTACGGCAAGGACAAGTACGAGCTCAAGCAGGGCGATTCAATTTATTATGAATCAATCGTTGCTCACCATGTTCACAGCCATGGAAACGAGAAGGCTAAGATCCTGGCCGTTGTATACACTCCTGCATAA
- a CDS encoding Hpt domain-containing protein: protein MITLEDLKANGTDTETGLARCLGKEDLYLKLVNMGLGDTKFEDLGTALEAEDLQKSFELCHALKGVIGNLAITPLYEALSQMTEKLRNKESADYSSLYSEIIKLRSKLWKS from the coding sequence ATGATTACACTGGAAGACTTAAAAGCCAATGGTACAGATACAGAAACCGGACTTGCTCGTTGTCTTGGAAAAGAAGATTTATATCTGAAGCTTGTGAATATGGGCCTGGGAGACACAAAGTTTGAAGATCTCGGAACTGCACTGGAGGCTGAGGATTTACAGAAGTCCTTTGAACTTTGTCACGCATTGAAAGGTGTAATCGGAAATCTTGCTATCACGCCATTATATGAAGCTCTTTCTCAGATGACTGAAAAACTTCGAAATAAGGAATCTGCTGATTATTCGTCTTTATATTCAGAAATAATAAAGCTTCGTTCTAAACTCTGGAAATCTTAA
- a CDS encoding AMP-binding protein, whose product MIELTLSQLLREKTNNNPVQEFMVYADRDLRFTYAQFDKRVDDLACGLYAIGVRKGDNVGIWATNVPDWLTYMFACARLGAVAVTVNTSYKLHELEYLVKQADLTTLCLTDGVKDSNYVQMIKQLVPELDEYERGCLKSARFPCLKNVVFMGPEKYRGLYSTPELLLLGQHVDIEIIHKIESEVTPDDVVNMQYTSGTTGFPKGVMLTSRNIINDGFIIGERMRYTEKDKLCLVVPLFHCFGIVLGVMAVLTHGGTHVLLESFDPLVALASIQKEKCTSLYGVPTMFIAELNHPMFNMFDLTSLRTGIMAGSGVPVELMKRVNDVMHMPEITSVYGLTESSPGMTQSHWDDSLEVRATTVGDAFDGIDVKVLDPETGKECPVGVQGEMCCKGWNVMKGYYKMPEATAETIDANGYLHSGDLGIKDENGNYKITGRIKDMIIRGGENIYPREIEEFLIQIPEIKDIQVAAVKSERYGEITGAFIILHEGKTLTEQDVIEFCRDKLSKFKWPQLVMFMEEFPMTGSGKIQKFKLTEIGTKYRREVLKVED is encoded by the coding sequence ATGATTGAATTAACTTTATCACAGTTATTAAGAGAAAAGACTAACAATAACCCGGTTCAGGAATTCATGGTATATGCAGACCGTGATCTTCGTTTTACTTATGCACAGTTTGATAAGCGTGTTGATGATCTGGCTTGTGGTCTATATGCAATAGGAGTTAGAAAGGGCGATAATGTAGGTATCTGGGCAACTAATGTTCCGGACTGGCTTACATATATGTTTGCCTGTGCACGTCTTGGAGCTGTTGCCGTTACAGTAAATACAAGCTACAAGCTTCATGAATTGGAATATCTTGTAAAGCAGGCTGACCTTACAACTCTTTGTCTTACAGACGGTGTAAAGGATTCAAACTATGTTCAGATGATTAAACAGCTTGTTCCTGAGCTCGACGAATATGAGCGCGGCTGTCTTAAGTCTGCACGTTTCCCATGCCTTAAAAATGTTGTTTTCATGGGACCAGAAAAGTACCGCGGACTTTATTCTACACCAGAATTGCTCTTGCTTGGTCAGCATGTTGATATTGAAATCATTCACAAAATTGAATCGGAAGTTACTCCAGATGATGTTGTAAACATGCAGTATACATCTGGTACAACAGGATTCCCTAAAGGAGTTATGCTTACTAGCCGCAACATTATCAATGATGGTTTCATTATTGGTGAAAGAATGCGCTATACAGAAAAAGATAAGCTTTGTCTTGTTGTTCCTCTTTTCCATTGTTTTGGAATTGTACTTGGTGTTATGGCAGTTTTAACTCACGGTGGTACACATGTACTGCTCGAAAGTTTTGATCCGCTTGTAGCTCTTGCTTCAATTCAGAAAGAGAAGTGTACTTCGCTTTATGGTGTTCCTACAATGTTTATTGCAGAGTTGAATCATCCGATGTTCAATATGTTTGATTTAACATCTCTCCGTACAGGAATTATGGCTGGTTCTGGTGTTCCAGTTGAACTGATGAAGCGTGTAAATGATGTTATGCACATGCCGGAAATTACTTCAGTTTACGGTCTTACAGAATCAAGTCCAGGAATGACTCAGAGTCACTGGGATGACAGCCTTGAAGTACGTGCTACAACAGTTGGTGATGCTTTTGATGGAATTGACGTAAAGGTTCTTGATCCTGAAACAGGTAAAGAATGTCCTGTTGGAGTACAGGGTGAAATGTGCTGTAAGGGCTGGAATGTAATGAAAGGTTATTACAAGATGCCTGAAGCTACAGCTGAGACAATTGATGCTAACGGTTACCTCCACAGTGGTGACCTTGGAATTAAAGACGAAAACGGAAATTATAAAATCACTGGTCGAATTAAGGATATGATTATCCGCGGTGGTGAAAATATTTATCCTCGCGAAATTGAAGAGTTCCTTATCCAGATACCTGAAATTAAAGATATTCAGGTAGCTGCAGTAAAGAGTGAACGCTATGGTGAAATCACAGGTGCCTTCATAATCCTCCATGAAGGAAAAACTCTTACAGAGCAGGATGTAATTGAGTTCTGCCGCGACAAGCTTTCTAAGTTCAAGTGGCCTCAGCTTGTTATGTTTATGGAGGAATTCCCTATGACAGGTTCTGGAAAAATCCAGAAGTTCAAGCTTACAGAAATCGGTACAAAGTATCGAAGGGAAGTATTAAAAGTAGAAGACTAG
- a CDS encoding response regulator: MKKTLIILANFLIVLFTIFFVVLYARKQSSSMEIYNTENFMTMSIGMEQVTTNYLEGEQRLCDSWAACINSRKMNMNEAMSYLKVAQRIPNISAHIINLNTFKGYSNKPKIDNPDEYNVSYKEIDIFSSLNELLGQQDQVRVTRSFTNPMNGIQSIAFCDLLELRVDDSENVSNINTSASEISTSKSKSSRFEKAVLMRVIPVETLSSKWVFPSEKYSDAQISIIDKQGNYIIKGKSFKNSNFFEFYKSYNQINNDDLENLQNEIHETGILTMQNSKAESCLIVHVPVNTSFDWTLITYIPMKDITRNDIDWPLVIVVSICLIILLFFDILIIMRFNRKLASAAEEADYANKAKTEFLSTMSHDIRTPMNAIIGLTTIAENNVKDSQYVSDNLRKIKLASNHLLTLINDILDISKVERGNISLSPVTFSIVDSAENLVNISQPMVRQKNIDFRFRSKNIKHEFLFADQLRINQIFINILSNALKYTPENKHVYVDLTEYPSEMDGCIKLEYKVSDTGIGMPESFMEIMYEPFIRQTDSRINSIQGTGLGLAITKKMVDIMGGQIDCQSIEGQGTTFTVTLDIEVSSKAENEQKLPPIEVLVIDDDEVLLETACETLTALGTNPEIAESGDTALTKLLAKKQAGKSYNVIILDWKMPDINGVELTKKIREIAGNDISILLVSAYDWTQIEEDAKQAGVNGFISKPLFRSSLFKKISEVLGLEENITAQEENNSDIADMNILVVEDMDVNWEVISTLLDMYGIKSQRAENGKVAVDMLKSIQPADYDVVFMDIQMPVMNGLEATREIRKLDNPYAAGIPIIAMTADAFSENVAECFAAGMNGHIAKPIDIHNVIKELRKIRLAKPDFTKRDDYEK; this comes from the coding sequence ATGAAAAAAACACTTATTATACTTGCTAACTTTTTGATTGTTCTTTTCACAATTTTCTTTGTTGTACTCTATGCCCGAAAGCAGAGTTCTTCGATGGAAATTTACAATACCGAAAATTTTATGACAATGTCCATCGGTATGGAGCAGGTAACCACAAATTATCTTGAAGGTGAACAGCGTCTTTGTGATTCCTGGGCAGCCTGCATCAACAGTCGTAAAATGAATATGAATGAAGCAATGTCTTATCTCAAGGTTGCTCAGCGTATTCCAAATATTTCTGCTCATATCATAAATCTGAATACATTTAAGGGATATTCAAATAAACCAAAAATTGATAATCCTGATGAATATAATGTTTCCTATAAAGAAATAGATATTTTTTCTTCTTTGAATGAGCTTCTTGGCCAGCAGGATCAGGTTAGAGTTACCCGATCATTTACAAATCCTATGAACGGTATTCAGTCCATTGCATTCTGTGATCTTCTGGAACTTAGAGTTGATGATTCAGAAAATGTCAGCAATATAAACACTTCTGCAAGTGAAATAAGTACAAGTAAAAGTAAATCTTCAAGATTTGAAAAAGCAGTTTTAATGAGGGTAATTCCAGTTGAAACTCTTTCGAGCAAATGGGTATTCCCGTCAGAAAAATATAGTGACGCTCAGATTTCAATTATCGATAAACAGGGAAATTATATAATAAAAGGAAAGTCTTTTAAAAATTCTAACTTCTTTGAATTTTATAAATCTTATAATCAGATAAATAATGATGATTTAGAAAATCTCCAGAACGAAATTCACGAAACCGGAATTCTTACAATGCAAAACTCAAAAGCAGAAAGTTGTCTTATTGTTCATGTTCCGGTAAATACTTCGTTTGACTGGACACTCATTACTTATATTCCAATGAAGGATATTACAAGAAATGATATCGACTGGCCTCTTGTTATTGTCGTTTCCATCTGTCTTATAATTCTTCTTTTCTTTGATATTTTGATAATCATGAGATTCAACAGAAAACTTGCCTCTGCTGCAGAGGAAGCGGATTATGCAAACAAAGCAAAAACAGAATTTCTTTCTACAATGTCTCATGATATCAGAACACCGATGAATGCAATTATAGGCCTTACAACAATTGCAGAAAATAACGTAAAAGATTCTCAGTATGTTTCTGATAATCTCAGGAAAATTAAACTTGCAAGTAATCATCTTTTGACACTGATTAACGATATTCTGGATATCTCAAAGGTTGAACGTGGAAATATTAGTCTTTCTCCTGTCACCTTCTCTATTGTTGATTCTGCCGAAAATCTTGTAAATATTTCTCAGCCAATGGTTCGTCAGAAAAATATTGATTTTAGATTCAGAAGTAAAAATATTAAACACGAATTTCTTTTTGCAGATCAGCTTCGTATCAATCAGATATTTATAAATATTCTTTCTAATGCATTGAAATATACTCCGGAGAATAAACATGTTTATGTTGATTTAACTGAATATCCGAGTGAAATGGATGGCTGCATAAAACTTGAATATAAAGTTTCTGATACCGGAATTGGTATGCCTGAAAGTTTTATGGAGATAATGTATGAACCTTTTATTCGCCAGACAGACAGCCGTATCAATTCAATTCAGGGAACAGGTCTTGGTTTAGCAATCACAAAAAAGATGGTTGATATTATGGGCGGCCAGATTGACTGCCAGAGTATCGAAGGTCAGGGAACCACCTTTACTGTCACATTAGATATAGAAGTTTCTTCAAAAGCCGAAAATGAACAGAAGCTTCCACCGATTGAAGTTCTTGTTATAGATGATGATGAAGTACTTCTTGAAACTGCCTGTGAAACACTTACAGCTCTTGGAACAAATCCTGAAATTGCAGAATCAGGTGATACAGCCCTTACAAAACTCCTTGCAAAAAAGCAGGCTGGAAAATCTTACAATGTAATTATTCTTGACTGGAAGATGCCAGATATAAATGGAGTTGAGCTGACAAAAAAGATTCGTGAAATTGCAGGAAACGATATTTCAATTCTTCTGGTATCCGCTTATGACTGGACACAGATTGAAGAGGATGCAAAACAGGCCGGAGTAAACGGCTTTATTTCAAAACCTCTTTTCCGCTCTTCATTGTTTAAGAAGATCAGCGAAGTATTAGGACTCGAAGAAAACATCACTGCTCAGGAAGAAAATAATTCTGACATAGCAGATATGAATATTCTTGTTGTTGAAGATATGGATGTAAACTGGGAAGTTATCTCTACACTTCTTGATATGTACGGAATTAAAAGCCAGAGAGCAGAAAACGGAAAGGTTGCTGTGGATATGCTAAAGTCTATTCAGCCTGCAGATTATGATGTTGTCTTTATGGATATTCAGATGCCGGTAATGAATGGTCTGGAAGCAACCCGTGAAATCAGAAAACTTGATAATCCGTATGCTGCGGGAATCCCGATTATTGCGATGACTGCAGATGCCTTTTCTGAAAATGTAGCAGAATGTTTTGCAGCTGGAATGAATGGACATATTGCAAAACCAATTGATATTCATAATGTGATTAAGGAACTTAGAAAAATCCGTCTGGCAAAACCTGATTTTACAAAGAGAGATGATTATGAAAAATAA